In Methylotenera sp. L2L1, the following proteins share a genomic window:
- a CDS encoding carbonic anhydrase, with protein MYKHPLLNRDLMSPKEALDILVEGNIRFTNNYSDDKDFQSLLKITKDKQHPFASFLSCSDSRAPVELLFDQALGDIFSVRLAGNIASDKAIGSLEFSSKYLGSKLIVVMGHSSCGAVKAACDDFKDGHIGEIINFIKPSIRHEKTVLSKEDRTSKNPDFVEKINVLNVKHQIDTIIRQSDIVNDMIEARQIAIIGSVYDLATGKVNFLEDTYVG; from the coding sequence ATGTATAAACACCCATTACTTAATCGCGACTTAATGTCACCAAAAGAAGCTTTAGATATTTTAGTGGAAGGTAATATTCGCTTTACGAATAACTATTCAGACGATAAAGATTTTCAGAGTTTGCTGAAAATTACTAAAGACAAGCAACATCCTTTTGCCTCTTTTTTAAGTTGCAGTGACTCACGCGCACCAGTTGAGCTGCTATTTGACCAAGCACTTGGTGATATTTTCAGTGTACGTTTGGCAGGTAACATTGCTTCAGATAAAGCGATTGGTAGTTTAGAGTTTAGTTCTAAATACCTAGGAAGCAAATTGATTGTGGTGATGGGTCATAGCAGTTGCGGTGCTGTTAAAGCGGCATGCGATGATTTTAAAGATGGACATATCGGTGAAATTATCAACTTTATTAAACCATCTATTCGTCATGAAAAAACGGTGTTAAGTAAAGAAGACAGAACTTCTAAAAACCCGGATTTTGTTGAAAAGATTAATGTGCTGAATGTAAAGCATCAGATTGATACGATTATTCGCCAAAGTGATATCGTGAATGACATGATTGAAGCGCGTCAAATTGCGATTATTGGTTCTGTTTATGATCTTGCCACAGGTAAAGTTAATTTCTTAGAAGACACGTATGTTGGCTAA
- the fdx gene encoding ISC system 2Fe-2S type ferredoxin → MPQIIILPHVELCPDGAAIEAQTGESICDILLNNDIDIDHACDKACACTTCHVIVREGFKSLSDSTEQEDDLLDKAWGLEPNSRLSCQAVVGTEDLVVEIPKYSINMAKEGHR, encoded by the coding sequence ATGCCACAAATTATCATTCTGCCACATGTAGAACTATGCCCAGATGGCGCAGCGATTGAAGCACAAACCGGTGAGTCTATTTGCGATATCTTACTAAATAATGACATTGATATCGATCACGCCTGCGACAAGGCCTGCGCATGTACAACATGTCATGTCATTGTACGTGAAGGCTTTAAGTCACTCAGCGACTCCACTGAGCAAGAGGATGATTTGCTTGATAAAGCATGGGGATTAGAGCCAAACTCTAGGCTCTCATGCCAAGCAGTAGTTGGCACAGAAGACCTAGTCGTAGAAATTCCAAAATACAGCATTAACATGGCAAAAGAAGGCCACCGCTAG
- the hscA gene encoding Fe-S protein assembly chaperone HscA, with protein MALLQISEPGMSAAPHQHRLAVGIDLGTTNSLIATVRSSMSTVLQDDFGHALLPSVVRYMPNGDIVVGHEAQAHQSEDPINTITSVKRFMGRSLNDIANKAHIPYRFVEGTDSTTTRSLQLQTRAGLKTPVEISAEILKSLKARAEKSLGGELVGAVITVPAYFDDAQRQATKDAARLAGLNVLRLLNEPTAAAVAYGLDNAAEGTFVIYDLGGGTFDVSILRLSKGVFEVLATNGDAALGGDDFDHRIYCWVLDKVRESNANFSPLTEEDTRLLLTKARQAKEWLTDNFEAQIVCRLSNGTLVDVTLTAPQLVEVTEHLVSKTLSPTRKAMRDAKLSLEDINGVVLVGGATRMPHIRHAVQEYFQQEPLTNLDPDKVVALGAAIQANILAGNKSDDDLLLLDVTPLSLGLETMGGLVEKVIHRNSTLPIARAQEFTTYKDGQTAMSVHVVQGERELVSDCRSLARFELRGIPPMAAGAARIRVTFTVDADGLLSVSAREQSTGIEAHIAVKPSYGLTEDEITSMLKASFNSAEEDKKARMLAEARVNAGAIISSVTAALAVDSNLISAAEVEAIEVEIKKLQQLTTAEDATAINQAVDTLNHATEAFAAARMDASVSRALAGKSLENLDL; from the coding sequence ATGGCATTACTCCAAATTTCAGAACCTGGCATGAGTGCCGCACCACATCAGCACAGACTCGCTGTAGGTATCGATTTAGGCACCACCAATTCACTCATTGCGACGGTTCGCAGTAGCATGAGCACTGTTTTGCAAGATGACTTTGGTCATGCGCTATTACCCTCTGTTGTTCGCTATATGCCTAATGGGGACATTGTCGTTGGCCACGAAGCACAAGCACACCAAAGCGAAGACCCAATCAACACGATTACATCAGTCAAACGTTTTATGGGTCGTAGCTTGAACGACATCGCCAATAAAGCACATATTCCATATCGATTTGTAGAAGGCACTGACTCAACGACAACTCGTAGCTTACAACTGCAAACGCGTGCGGGGCTTAAAACACCAGTTGAAATTTCAGCTGAAATCTTAAAATCTCTCAAAGCGCGTGCAGAAAAATCACTAGGCGGAGAATTAGTGGGTGCAGTGATTACGGTGCCGGCCTACTTTGATGATGCACAACGCCAAGCCACCAAAGATGCCGCGCGTTTAGCTGGGTTAAATGTATTACGCTTACTGAATGAACCAACAGCGGCTGCGGTAGCCTACGGCTTGGATAATGCCGCAGAAGGCACTTTTGTCATTTACGATTTAGGTGGCGGCACATTTGATGTCTCTATCTTACGTTTATCTAAAGGTGTATTTGAGGTACTCGCTACCAATGGTGATGCAGCACTTGGCGGCGACGACTTTGACCACCGCATCTATTGCTGGGTGTTAGATAAAGTACGCGAAAGTAATGCAAATTTCTCACCACTGACCGAAGAAGATACCAGACTGTTACTCACAAAAGCACGTCAGGCCAAAGAATGGCTCACTGACAACTTTGAAGCACAAATTGTATGTAGATTAAGCAACGGTACATTGGTGGATGTGACCCTCACTGCACCTCAGCTAGTAGAAGTCACCGAGCACCTTGTTAGCAAAACCTTATCGCCAACTCGCAAAGCCATGCGTGATGCCAAGCTTAGCCTTGAAGATATCAATGGTGTGGTACTTGTCGGTGGCGCTACACGTATGCCGCATATTAGACACGCGGTACAAGAGTATTTTCAACAAGAGCCTCTCACCAATTTAGACCCAGATAAAGTGGTTGCCTTAGGCGCCGCGATTCAAGCCAATATACTGGCTGGCAACAAGAGTGATGATGATTTATTGCTTCTAGATGTTACCCCGCTCTCTTTAGGCCTAGAAACCATGGGCGGGCTTGTAGAAAAAGTCATTCATCGTAATAGCACATTGCCAATAGCACGTGCTCAAGAGTTCACCACCTATAAAGATGGTCAAACCGCAATGAGTGTTCATGTCGTGCAAGGTGAACGCGAACTGGTCAGCGATTGTCGCTCCTTAGCTCGTTTTGAGTTGCGCGGTATACCGCCTATGGCGGCTGGTGCAGCAAGAATCCGCGTAACGTTTACGGTAGATGCAGATGGTTTATTATCAGTATCCGCCCGTGAGCAAAGTACAGGAATCGAAGCACATATCGCAGTGAAACCATCTTACGGGCTCACCGAAGATGAAATCACCAGCATGCTTAAAGCATCATTCAACAGCGCAGAAGAAGACAAAAAAGCGCGCATGCTAGCGGAGGCAAGAGTCAATGCCGGTGCAATTATCAGCTCAGTCACTGCCGCTCTGGCCGTAGACAGCAATCTCATCAGCGCAGCTGAAGTGGAAGCGATAGAAGTAGAAATAAAAAAACTACAACAACTGACAACGGCTGAGGATGCTACTGCGATTAATCAAGCAGTGGACACACTCAACCACGCGACGGAGGCATTTGCTGCTGCGCGTATGGATGCAAGCGTGAGCCGTGCACTCGCAGGCAAGAGTTTAGAAAATCTGGATTTATAA
- the hscB gene encoding Fe-S protein assembly co-chaperone HscB, with protein sequence MQSTPINYFELFAIAEQFDLDVSTLESNFRKTQSAHHPDRFVSAPAAEKLAAMQMATSANEAYSVLKNPAKRAKYILERHGIDAIADTNTAMPTDFLMQQMEWRERIEDAKMARSISALDEIAAELKGETKSLINELHALLDINKDLTSATAVTRKLIFIDKVCTDIDQVIEQLDD encoded by the coding sequence ATGCAGAGTACACCAATTAACTATTTCGAACTATTTGCGATTGCAGAACAGTTTGACCTCGATGTAAGCACCTTAGAAAGCAACTTCCGCAAAACTCAATCAGCACATCACCCTGACCGGTTTGTTAGTGCGCCAGCAGCAGAAAAACTCGCTGCCATGCAAATGGCCACTTCAGCTAATGAAGCTTACAGCGTGTTAAAGAACCCTGCAAAACGTGCTAAATACATACTGGAACGGCATGGTATAGACGCTATCGCAGATACTAACACTGCTATGCCTACCGATTTCTTGATGCAGCAAATGGAATGGCGTGAACGCATTGAAGATGCAAAAATGGCACGCAGCATCTCAGCGCTAGATGAAATCGCAGCCGAGTTAAAGGGTGAAACAAAATCATTAATCAACGAGTTACATGCGTTACTCGACATTAATAAAGACCTGACTTCAGCAACAGCCGTCACACGTAAACTTATTTTTATTGATAAGGTTTGTACAGACATTGACCAAGTCATTGAACAATTAGATGATTAA
- the iscA gene encoding iron-sulfur cluster assembly protein IscA has translation MAITLTETAASRVEKFLANRGKGVGLRLGVKTTGCSGMAYTLEFVDDMQPEDIAFESHGVKVIVDPKSLVYIDGTELDFTKEGLNEGFKFNNPNVKDECGCGESFTV, from the coding sequence ATGGCAATTACACTCACAGAAACAGCGGCAAGCCGCGTTGAAAAATTTCTTGCAAATCGTGGTAAAGGCGTAGGTCTGCGCTTGGGCGTTAAAACCACAGGCTGCTCAGGCATGGCTTACACACTTGAGTTCGTGGATGATATGCAGCCAGAAGATATTGCATTTGAGAGCCATGGTGTTAAAGTCATTGTCGATCCAAAAAGCTTGGTTTACATCGATGGTACAGAGCTGGACTTCACTAAAGAAGGCTTGAACGAAGGCTTCAAATTTAACAACCCTAACGTTAAAGATGAATGTGGCTGTGGTGAGAGCTTCACTGTTTAA
- the iscU gene encoding Fe-S cluster assembly scaffold IscU: MAYSDKVLDHYENPRNVGSLDKNDPQVGTGMVGAPACGDVMKLMIKVNDSGIIEDAKFKTYGCGSAIASSSLVTEWLKGRTIEEAYAIKNSEIAEELALPPVKIHCSVLAEDAIKAAVADIKAKQAAKETA, translated from the coding sequence ATGGCATATTCAGACAAAGTATTAGATCACTACGAGAACCCGCGTAATGTTGGCTCACTAGATAAAAACGACCCGCAAGTAGGCACTGGTATGGTGGGCGCGCCAGCTTGTGGCGACGTGATGAAGCTGATGATTAAAGTGAATGATAGCGGCATTATTGAGGACGCAAAGTTTAAAACTTATGGCTGCGGCTCTGCAATTGCTTCTAGCTCATTAGTGACAGAGTGGCTAAAAGGTAGAACCATTGAAGAAGCTTATGCCATTAAGAACTCTGAAATCGCAGAAGAGCTTGCATTGCCACCAGTAAAAATTCACTGCTCAGTGCTAGCAGAAGATGCAATTAAAGCTGCTGTTGCAGATATTAAAGCGAAACAAGCGGCAAAAGAAACAGCTTAG
- a CDS encoding IscS subfamily cysteine desulfurase encodes MSASIEMQVLKGSEHDLHPIYLDYSATTPVDPRVAAKMIPFITEHFGNPASRSHPYGWTAEKAVENAREEVAKLVGADPREIVWTSGATESNNLAIKGAANFYSAKGKHIITVTTEHKAVIDTVRELERQGFEATYLDPEPSGLLDLEKFKAAIRPDTVLASVMLVNNEIGVIQDITAIGNICRENGIIFHVDAAQATGKVHIDLEKLPVDLMSFSAHKTYGPKGVGALYVRRKPRIRIEAQMHGGGHERGMRSGTLATHQIVGMGEAFRIAREEMDEENIRIRRLRDKLLNGLQNIEEVYVNGDLEQRVPHNLNISFNYVEGESLIMAVKGIAVSSGSACTSASLEPSYVLRALGRSDELAHSSIRFSIGRFTTDEDVDYTISLMKGKIDKLRELSPLWEMFKDGVDLSKVEWAAH; translated from the coding sequence ATGTCAGCATCAATTGAAATGCAAGTATTGAAAGGCTCAGAGCATGACCTTCATCCAATTTATTTGGATTACTCAGCCACTACGCCTGTAGATCCTCGCGTTGCCGCAAAAATGATTCCATTCATTACAGAACATTTTGGCAATCCAGCTTCACGTAGTCATCCATATGGCTGGACAGCAGAAAAAGCAGTAGAAAACGCACGTGAAGAGGTCGCTAAACTAGTAGGCGCTGACCCGCGTGAAATCGTATGGACATCAGGCGCGACAGAATCTAATAATCTTGCTATTAAAGGTGCTGCCAATTTTTACTCAGCCAAGGGTAAGCATATTATTACGGTGACCACTGAGCATAAAGCGGTGATTGATACCGTGCGTGAATTAGAACGCCAAGGCTTTGAAGCAACTTACCTAGACCCAGAGCCAAGCGGCTTACTGGATTTAGAAAAATTCAAAGCGGCTATCCGTCCTGACACAGTGCTGGCGTCTGTGATGTTAGTGAACAATGAAATTGGTGTGATACAAGACATCACCGCGATTGGTAATATTTGCCGTGAAAACGGCATTATTTTCCATGTAGATGCAGCGCAAGCAACAGGCAAAGTACATATTGATTTAGAAAAATTGCCAGTAGATTTAATGAGCTTCAGTGCACATAAAACCTACGGCCCTAAAGGCGTTGGTGCTTTGTACGTGCGTCGTAAACCACGTATCCGTATTGAGGCACAAATGCACGGTGGCGGTCATGAGCGTGGTATGCGTTCAGGTACATTAGCAACACACCAAATTGTTGGTATGGGCGAAGCATTCCGTATCGCGCGCGAAGAGATGGATGAAGAAAACATTCGCATCCGTCGCTTACGTGACAAACTACTCAATGGTCTACAAAATATTGAAGAAGTTTACGTCAATGGCGATCTAGAACAACGTGTACCGCACAACTTAAACATCAGTTTTAACTATGTTGAAGGTGAATCTCTCATTATGGCAGTTAAGGGCATTGCAGTATCTAGCGGTTCAGCATGTACATCAGCCAGCCTTGAGCCTAGCTATGTGCTACGCGCACTTGGCCGTAGCGATGAGTTGGCACACAGCTCAATCCGCTTCTCAATTGGCCGCTTCACAACAGATGAAGATGTTGATTACACGATCAGTTTAATGAAGGGCAAGATTGATAAATTAAGAGAACTCTCACCACTTTGGGAAATGTTTAAAGATGGTGTGGATCTATCAAAAGTAGAATGGGCAGCACATTAA
- a CDS encoding cysteine desulfurase family protein, protein MASIYLDHNATTALDQRVLESMLPWMQNQSGNPTSRHIFGRSARDAVEHARTQVAEACGAYASQVVFTASGTEANNFAVKGIAANHVGSQILHSAIEHPCVSRPAKAMQQAGWLSNEIGVNAHGVLSVAQLQQQLQTPTSVVSVMLANNETGVIQNIAEIAEISRKAGAFMHTDAVQGLGKIPVNFTELNVHAMTVSSHKIHGPQGAAALILDKRVDIQPLLHGGGQERGLRSGTENAAAIVGFGMACELAIANLAHFNSHTQMLRNEFEHGLKSLNITVFSSNATRIPNTSFFALDGIEGETLVTALDRKGFAVASGSACSSDSTEPSHVLLAMGIKPDLARGAVRVSFGAHNTVLQVTDFLTALKNEILRLKQLTGVAA, encoded by the coding sequence ATGGCCAGCATCTATTTAGATCATAACGCGACAACAGCACTTGATCAGCGCGTGCTAGAAAGCATGTTGCCATGGATGCAAAACCAAAGTGGCAACCCAACAAGCCGCCATATATTTGGCAGATCAGCGCGAGATGCGGTCGAGCACGCAAGAACACAAGTGGCTGAAGCCTGTGGCGCTTACGCTTCGCAAGTGGTCTTTACCGCTTCAGGCACTGAAGCGAATAATTTTGCAGTAAAAGGTATTGCCGCTAACCATGTAGGCAGCCAGATTTTACATAGCGCCATTGAGCACCCTTGCGTATCGCGGCCAGCAAAAGCAATGCAGCAAGCTGGATGGTTAAGCAATGAAATTGGTGTAAATGCACATGGCGTGCTATCAGTTGCACAGTTACAGCAACAGCTACAAACACCGACCAGCGTTGTATCTGTGATGCTCGCGAATAACGAAACCGGTGTCATTCAGAACATTGCCGAAATTGCTGAAATCTCGCGTAAAGCAGGCGCTTTTATGCATACCGATGCAGTGCAGGGATTAGGTAAAATACCGGTTAACTTTACTGAGTTAAACGTGCATGCGATGACAGTCTCAAGCCATAAGATTCATGGCCCACAAGGCGCAGCAGCACTGATTTTAGATAAACGTGTAGATATACAGCCGCTATTACACGGTGGCGGCCAAGAACGTGGTTTACGTAGCGGCACAGAAAACGCTGCAGCAATCGTTGGCTTTGGGATGGCATGTGAGCTTGCAATAGCAAACTTAGCGCATTTTAATAGCCACACACAAATGTTACGTAATGAATTCGAGCATGGATTAAAATCGCTCAACATCACGGTGTTTAGCAGCAATGCAACACGCATACCCAATACCAGCTTCTTTGCATTAGATGGTATTGAAGGCGAAACGTTGGTGACGGCACTAGACCGTAAGGGTTTTGCGGTTGCGAGCGGCTCGGCGTGTTCAAGCGACAGCACTGAACCTAGCCATGTATTGCTGGCAATGGGCATTAAGCCAGATCTAGCGCGTGGCGCAGTGCGTGTCAGCTTTGGCGCCCACAACACCGTATTGCAGGTAACAGATTTTTTAACCGCGCTTAAAAATGAAATTTTGAGATTAAAACAGCTCACTGGTGTGGCAGCCTAA
- a CDS encoding Rrf2 family transcriptional regulator, whose protein sequence is MRLTTKGRFAVTAMLDLAINETKDAPDTKPVTLAGISERQDISLSYLEQLFSRLRRQGLVKSIRGPGGGYNLAKSYADISVAEIINAVDEQIDATQCGGHENCRDEGRCMTHDLWSSLNTKILEYLAGVTLADMVASQQSGQKILITPRNCTGTHEKANTHEKSVVVNTATAVAN, encoded by the coding sequence ATGCGATTAACCACTAAAGGTCGATTTGCTGTGACAGCAATGTTGGATCTAGCGATCAACGAGACAAAAGACGCACCAGACACTAAACCAGTGACACTTGCTGGCATTAGCGAGCGCCAAGATATATCACTCTCGTATTTAGAGCAGTTGTTCAGTCGCTTACGCAGACAAGGTCTAGTCAAAAGCATTCGTGGACCGGGTGGTGGCTATAATCTAGCTAAGAGTTATGCCGATATCTCAGTGGCTGAGATTATTAATGCAGTCGATGAACAAATTGATGCAACGCAATGCGGTGGCCATGAAAACTGCCGTGATGAAGGCCGTTGCATGACACATGACCTTTGGTCTTCGCTTAACACTAAGATTTTAGAATACTTGGCAGGCGTCACCCTTGCAGACATGGTGGCATCACAACAAAGTGGTCAAAAAATATTAATCACACCGCGTAACTGTACTGGCACTCATGAAAAAGCTAACACACATGAAAAAAGTGTGGTGGTTAATACAGCAACAGCTGTTGCCAACTAA
- the cysE gene encoding serine O-acetyltransferase yields MFDHIKEDISIVFERDPAARTHWEILTTYPGVHALLMHRLSHWLWKANFFWLGRFLSHIGRWFTGIEIHPGATIGRRVFIDHGMGVVIGETAIIGNDCTLYHGVTLGGTSWNKGKRHPTLEAGVVIGAGAKVLGPITIGEGAKIGSNAVVVKDVPANATAVGIPARILEEEKSKKREETAQKIGFAAYAVGNDENDPMIKAIHSLLDHASKQDQAITELQAQLARLNTDEHSDTEVAEAFNVPATNSKP; encoded by the coding sequence ATGTTTGACCACATCAAAGAAGATATTTCTATCGTTTTCGAGCGCGACCCTGCGGCTCGTACACATTGGGAGATTTTAACCACCTATCCTGGCGTGCATGCGCTACTGATGCACCGCTTGAGCCATTGGCTATGGAAAGCTAACTTTTTCTGGCTCGGTCGTTTTTTGTCACATATAGGGCGCTGGTTCACTGGCATTGAGATTCACCCTGGTGCAACAATAGGACGTCGCGTGTTTATCGACCACGGCATGGGTGTTGTCATCGGCGAAACCGCGATTATTGGCAACGACTGTACCTTGTACCATGGCGTAACGCTGGGCGGTACTTCATGGAACAAAGGCAAACGTCACCCAACATTAGAAGCTGGCGTAGTGATTGGTGCGGGCGCTAAAGTATTAGGCCCTATCACCATCGGTGAAGGCGCAAAAATCGGCTCTAATGCCGTTGTCGTCAAGGATGTGCCAGCAAATGCAACTGCTGTGGGTATCCCTGCACGTATTTTAGAAGAAGAAAAATCAAAGAAACGCGAAGAAACAGCGCAGAAAATTGGATTTGCCGCTTATGCAGTTGGTAATGACGAAAATGACCCCATGATTAAAGCAATACACTCACTGCTCGACCATGCGTCAAAGCAAGATCAGGCCATTACTGAGCTACAAGCACAGCTGGCACGCCTAAATACAGACGAGCATAGTGATACTGAAGTGGCAGAAGCTTTTAATGTTCCGGCCACAAACAGCAAGCCATAA
- a CDS encoding trypsin-like peptidase domain-containing protein codes for MRTLTLGLGFILSISCIFTNNTVYATPPDDLVYALKSSVVKIRVILPNGHYGVGSGVVVAKDQVVTNCHVVANAHAINVIKFGESHRAVNLKADWEHDLCIVGFDGLNTTVATLGESTSLQYEQSVFTISFPNNSPRPLTTYGAVKALYPMDDSVIIRTNNDFRLGASGGAMFSDDGKLVGIITLKSPGRNAFYYNMPVEWIKNLLKQPEIAINTKGELPFWDAPEEQRPYFMRVIQPYQTKDWVALKKLSTEWLQLEPKTSEALNYLAIAEYNLKETKKAEQHFGQIYAENKHHANALLHLGMIAAESGNKDEAIKTATLLDLLDKDAANQLNEKLGIATGNDCQTSQC; via the coding sequence ATGCGCACACTGACACTTGGCCTTGGTTTTATACTTAGCATTAGCTGCATTTTCACCAACAACACTGTATATGCAACTCCACCAGATGACTTAGTCTATGCGCTCAAATCCAGTGTTGTCAAAATTCGCGTCATACTCCCTAATGGTCACTATGGTGTAGGCTCCGGCGTAGTAGTCGCTAAAGACCAAGTGGTCACTAATTGCCATGTCGTTGCCAATGCCCATGCCATTAACGTCATTAAATTTGGTGAAAGTCACAGGGCGGTTAACCTAAAAGCCGACTGGGAGCATGACCTATGTATTGTCGGCTTTGACGGCCTAAACACAACCGTTGCAACATTAGGTGAAAGCACCAGTTTGCAGTATGAACAGTCTGTGTTTACCATCAGCTTTCCCAACAACTCCCCTAGGCCGCTCACCACCTATGGTGCGGTTAAAGCGCTATACCCAATGGATGACAGCGTGATTATCCGCACTAACAACGACTTTAGATTAGGAGCCAGTGGTGGGGCTATGTTTAGTGATGACGGCAAGCTTGTTGGCATCATCACCCTAAAAAGCCCTGGGCGAAACGCGTTTTACTACAACATGCCAGTTGAATGGATTAAAAACCTATTAAAACAGCCTGAGATTGCTATCAACACTAAAGGTGAATTACCTTTTTGGGACGCGCCTGAAGAGCAACGCCCTTACTTTATGCGTGTGATTCAGCCATATCAAACTAAAGATTGGGTTGCCCTTAAAAAACTTTCCACCGAATGGTTGCAATTAGAACCAAAAACAAGTGAAGCACTTAATTACTTGGCGATTGCCGAATACAACCTTAAAGAGACAAAAAAAGCTGAACAGCATTTTGGTCAAATTTATGCAGAAAACAAACATCATGCTAATGCTTTATTACATTTGGGCATGATTGCAGCAGAATCTGGCAACAAGGATGAAGCCATCAAAACCGCGACGCTTCTTGATCTGTTAGACAAAGATGCTGCCAACCAACTGAATGAGAAACTAGGTATTGCAACAGGCAATGATTGCCAAACCAGCCAATGCTAA
- a CDS encoding prepilin-type N-terminal cleavage/methylation domain-containing protein translates to MYKKSNKNLIKIPQNNINSLFYVQRGFTLVELVVVIVILGVLASTTLPKFINLGRDARVAAIQSLAGSVRSSLHLVEGQVMIKGIGSAGQQANITWVKLADNTDVRLWNRYPDRWCDGIGVLQQGFIVPTAGCYLSNAAIENNGLTFYGFGNSSIPSGDAGWRVESATSPNQCAVQYRYNGSGTPVVTAHTSGC, encoded by the coding sequence ATGTATAAAAAATCTAATAAAAATTTAATTAAGATTCCACAAAACAATATTAACAGCCTCTTCTATGTACAACGAGGCTTTACGTTAGTCGAATTAGTTGTAGTGATTGTCATATTGGGAGTTCTCGCCTCAACCACATTACCAAAATTCATCAATCTAGGTAGAGATGCAAGAGTTGCGGCCATACAAAGCCTAGCAGGATCAGTGCGAAGCTCATTACATCTGGTAGAAGGCCAAGTAATGATCAAAGGTATTGGTTCTGCAGGCCAACAAGCAAACATCACTTGGGTCAAACTGGCTGATAACACCGATGTCAGACTTTGGAATCGCTATCCAGACCGCTGGTGTGATGGCATAGGCGTTTTACAACAAGGCTTTATCGTCCCAACCGCTGGATGTTATTTAAGCAATGCTGCCATTGAAAATAATGGCCTGACTTTTTACGGATTTGGCAATTCCAGCATCCCTAGTGGAGATGCTGGCTGGAGAGTTGAATCTGCAACCTCGCCTAACCAATGTGCAGTCCAATATCGTTACAACGGCAGTGGCACGCCTGTTGTTACCGCACATACCAGTGGCTGCTAA
- a CDS encoding RNA methyltransferase produces MDKQNIFNNIRVVLCQTSHPGNIGSTARAMKTMGLNHLYLVNPLHFPDPQATSLATGAADLLESATVCTSLQEALTGCVLAIGMSARKRQISHELVNVREAAERAVSIAQNQPIALVFGTEMSGLSNAELDCCQLLAMIPANPEYSSLNLAAAVQVMTYEIRMAILDGKLEAATNQPELATNEALEGFYAHLEDTLIKIGYLNPTAPKKLSERIRRIYARAKLEKEEVNLLRGILTLSITPKKHDKY; encoded by the coding sequence GTGGATAAACAAAACATTTTCAATAACATTCGTGTCGTTTTATGCCAAACCAGCCACCCTGGTAATATTGGCTCCACCGCACGCGCCATGAAAACCATGGGCTTAAACCATTTGTATTTGGTGAACCCGCTACACTTTCCGGACCCGCAAGCTACCTCACTCGCCACAGGCGCTGCTGATTTACTTGAATCAGCAACCGTTTGTACCAGCCTGCAAGAGGCTCTCACTGGCTGCGTACTAGCAATAGGCATGAGTGCGCGTAAAAGGCAAATCTCCCATGAGCTAGTGAACGTGCGCGAGGCAGCGGAGCGTGCCGTCTCCATCGCACAGAACCAACCCATCGCCCTTGTATTTGGCACAGAAATGAGCGGCCTCTCAAACGCAGAGCTTGATTGCTGCCAATTACTGGCCATGATTCCTGCTAATCCAGAATATTCATCACTGAACTTGGCTGCAGCAGTACAAGTAATGACGTATGAAATCCGCATGGCAATACTGGATGGCAAGCTGGAAGCAGCAACTAACCAGCCAGAACTCGCCACTAATGAAGCACTTGAAGGCTTTTATGCGCATTTAGAAGATACCCTGATTAAAATTGGCTATCTCAATCCAACTGCGCCAAAAAAGCTCAGTGAACGCATACGCCGCATCTATGCCCGTGCAAAACTAGAGAAAGAAGAAGTGAATCTATTAAGAGGCATATTAACGTTATCAATCACACCAAAAAAACACGATAAATATTAA